One Chiloscyllium plagiosum isolate BGI_BamShark_2017 chromosome 14, ASM401019v2, whole genome shotgun sequence genomic region harbors:
- the lrrtm2 gene encoding leucine-rich repeat transmembrane neuronal protein 2, with the protein MGLHSKWPLGGPTTVALCVMSMLLKMLPASGTACPQKCRCEELLFYCDSQGFQGVPDNVSHGSIGLSLRHNTFVELQNDQFTRFSQLAWLYLDHNQISIIQVDAFQGLYKLKELILSYNRIVQLANTTFSQLINLQNLDLSFNQITSLQPEQFHSLRKLQTLHLRSNSLRTIPIRVFWDCRSLEFLDISHNRLRSLARNGFAGLIKLKELHLEHNQLTKINFAHFPRLISLQTLFLQWNKISILLCGMEWTWDTLEKLDVTGNEIRTIEPNVFPTMPNLKILLMDSNKLTTLDAQIVNSWKSLTHIGLSSNMWVCNKNICAMASWLSSFQGRWENSIVCASPEHTQGEDILDAVHGFQICSNLSATTTQITTGYTDSTQLSETTEYANELMFTGSSTEDTENPTIETTTEDFLEPDNTLFTHRIITGTMALLFSFFLIILVVYISRKCCPPTLRRIRHCSMMQHRRQIRHQARQPMADLSTQVPYNEYEPTHEEGALVIINGYGQCKCQQLPYKECEV; encoded by the exons ATGG GTTTGCATTCGAAGTGGCCATTGGGGGGGCCAACAACGGTGGCATTGTGTGTGATGAGCATGCTGTTGAAAATGCTGCCTGCCTCAGGCACAGCATGTCCACAAAAATGCAGATGCGAGGAGCTGCTCTTTTATTGCGATTCCCAAGGTTTTCAAGGAGTACCCGATAATGTCTCCCACGGGTCTATTGGCTTGTCACTCAGGCACAATACTTTTGTTGAACTGCAAAACGATCAGTTTACAAGATTCAGCCAACTTGCATGGCTCTATTTAGATCACAACCAGATTTCTATTATTCAAGTGGATGCCTTCCAAGGACTATATAAACTCAAAGAATTAATCCTCAGCTACAACAGGATTGTGCAACTGGCAAATACGACATTCAGCCAACTGATTAACTTGCAGAATCTGGACCTGTCATTTAATCAAATTACTTCTCTGCAACCAGAGCAATTCCATAGCTTACGGAAACTTCAAACTCTGCATCTACGTTCAAATTCACTAAGGACCATTCCTATCAGGGTTTTCTGGGACTGCCGAAGCTTAGAGTTTTTGGATATAAGCCACAATCGTTTGCGAAGCCTAGCTCGTAATGGCTTTGCAGGATTAATCAAACTCAAGGAGCTTCACCTAGAGCATAACCAGCTGACAAAGATTAATTTTGCTCATTTCCCTCGGCTAATCAGTCTCCAAACACTATTTTTACAGTGGAACAAAATTAGTATCCTGCTATGTGGAATGGAATGGACTTGGGACACACTGGAAAAGCTCGATGTAACCGGAAATGAGATTAGAACAATTGAGCCTAACGTTTTCCCAACAATGCCGAACCTAAAGATACTTCTGATGGATTCAAACAAGCTTACCACACTGGATGCCCAGATTGTTAATTCATGGAAATCTTTAACTCACATCGGTCTTTCTAGTAACATGTGGGTTTGTAACAAAAATATTTGTGCCATGGCCTCCTGGCTAAGCAGTTTCCAAGGTCGATGGGAGAATTCAATCGTTTGTGCTAGCCCAGAGCACACACAAGGCGAGGACATCTTAGATGCTGTTCATGGATTTCAAATCTGCAGTAATCTTTCAGCAACCACCACACAAATAACTACTGGCTACACAGATTCTACACAGCTATCAGAAACCACTGAATACGCAAATGAATTAATGTTCACTGGCTCCAGCACAGAGGATACTGAAAATCCCACTATAGAAACAACTACTGAAGACTTCCTTGAGCCTGATAATACTCTCTTTACTCACAGGATAATAACTGGAACAATGGCTCTATTGTTCTCTTTTTTCCTCATTATTCTTGTGGTGTACATATCACGGAAATGCTGTCCCCCTACTCTAAGACGTATAAGGCATTGCTCCATGATGCAACACCGGAGGCAAATTCGCCACCAAGCCAGGCAGCCCATGGCAGATTTATCTACACAAGTACCCTATAATGAATATGAGCCCACCCACGAGGAAGGCGCACTGGTGATCATAAATGGTTATGGACAATGCAAGTGTCAGCAGCTGCCTTATAAAGAATGTGAAGTATAA